From the Synergistaceae bacterium genome, the window CAATCCTCTGGCCGCGATTCTCTGCGCCGCGATGATGCTCGACCACATCGGAGAGCAGGAGGGGGCCCGCTCCATCGAGGCGGCGGTGACGGCCTGTCTGGGAGAGGGCAGCGCGGCAACCCGTCCCGTGGAGCTGGGGGGTCAGGCCCTCTGCAAAACCGTCGGCGACGCGGTGGCGAAGAAGATATAGCGTGAATTTCGGGGAGGAGCAGTTCTCCTCCCCCCTGATTACGCCGTTTTCAGCCATTTTAATTTGTAAGTAATACCAATTTGCTTTCAACCGAGCGTTAATGAAGAAGCTAATGTTTGAATATCACTGCTTTTAACTATTCTAACTTTATAAGCAGCGAACCGGTGAAGTATGAGCCGCGTGAGTCGCTTAGTTTCTTCATCAGGCCTTTTATTTCAAATTGGTATAAAACGGGTGCAGATCAATACCCGTTCCATTCCGTTATGATGGGGATCACGTCCAGCAGACTGTCGACTTTTGCGGCAATGAGCTTTTCCGTCTCCGGCGTGGGCGGGACAATGTCGGGCGTCAGAATGATGGAGCGGATCCCGGCCCTGTACGCAGCCAGCACGCCGTAGGGAGTGTCCTCCAGAACGAGGCATTTTTCGGGACCGGTTTTCAGTTCGGACAGCACCTGGAGATAGATAGCCGGATCCGGTTTTCCCTTCAGCCCGCCACCGCAGACGACGACGTCGAAGTCATGGTTCAGATGAGCGTGTTTGAGAGAGAATTTTACCTGATCTTCCAGGCTGCAGGACCCCAGTGCCGTCCTGACGCCTTTGTCCTTTAAAAAGGCCAGCAGCTCTCTCAGGCCTTTTTTCACGGGCGTTCCATTTTTTTCGATGTAGTCGAAAACCCAGGCGACGCGGTCATTTCGAACGGCGTCGAAATCGAAACCCTCTCCGAAGTGCTCGGTCATCCGTATTTTGTTGATGTCCTTGTGGAGCCCCACGCAGCTTCTGGCGTATTCTCCCGAAATATCGAAGCCGTGTTTCCTTCCCGCCACAGTCCAACCCCTGAGGTAAAGGGCTTCAGTGTCGAACATCAGCCCGTCCATGTCAAAAATTACGGTCTCGATTTTTTTCTTTTCTTTCTTTTTCTTCTCTTCTATTAAATCTTCTGCCAAAATTCTGTCACTCCTTATACCTTAAAGAAAAAAACGGGGACGTTCTTTTGGTGAACGCCGCCCGTATGCGATCTTTATGGGTTACGACTTCAATCTTGCCGCGTTTCAGTTATATTTT encodes:
- a CDS encoding HAD family phosphatase, with amino-acid sequence MAEDLIEEKKKKEKKKIETVIFDMDGLMFDTEALYLRGWTVAGRKHGFDISGEYARSCVGLHKDINKIRMTEHFGEGFDFDAVRNDRVAWVFDYIEKNGTPVKKGLRELLAFLKDKGVRTALGSCSLEDQVKFSLKHAHLNHDFDVVVCGGGLKGKPDPAIYLQVLSELKTGPEKCLVLEDTPYGVLAAYRAGIRSIILTPDIVPPTPETEKLIAAKVDSLLDVIPIITEWNGY